A part of Dehalogenimonas sp. W genomic DNA contains:
- the groL gene encoding chaperonin GroEL (60 kDa chaperone family; promotes refolding of misfolded polypeptides especially under stressful conditions; forms two stacked rings of heptamers to form a barrel-shaped 14mer; ends can be capped by GroES; misfolded proteins enter the barrel where they are refolded when GroES binds): MAKQIIFGEQVRKALKAGIDTLADTVKVTLGPKGHPVALAKSWGAPTVIDDGVTIARDIDLPDPFENMGCQIVKEAAVKTNDAAGDGTTTSIMLAQAIINEAFKNITAGAEPIALKRGIEKATDVIAQELKKMSTPIRGREQIVQVATITAKDKEIGELIADVMEKVGKDGVITIEESKGVKYETDYVEGLQFDRGYISAYFVTDSGRMESVLEEPAILITDRKIENMAELLPALEKVMQWTKTVLIIAENVEGEALATLVVNKLRGTMNVLAVKAPGFGDRQKQMLEDIAVLTGGRVISKEAGRKLDSVTEEDLGRAHRVVTNKDKTVIIDGAGTPEAIKDRIKQIKAQIDEVESAFDREKLQERQAALAGGVAVIAVGAATETEMKERKARVEDALAATRAALEEGILPGGGVGLINALPALDKLKLEGDEETGVQIVRRALPTPVRWIANNAGRDGSVIIDKVRTSPVGVGYNAEIDQFGNMIEMGIIDPTMVVRSALQNATSVANMIIITNSLVADIPEKAPPAPMPEY, from the coding sequence ATGGCAAAACAGATTATTTTTGGTGAACAAGTTAGAAAAGCCCTCAAAGCCGGTATTGATACGCTGGCTGATACCGTGAAGGTAACCCTGGGTCCTAAGGGCCATCCGGTTGCTCTGGCCAAATCATGGGGCGCTCCCACCGTTATTGATGACGGTGTGACCATTGCCCGCGATATTGACCTGCCCGATCCCTTTGAGAACATGGGTTGTCAGATCGTCAAGGAAGCCGCCGTCAAAACCAATGACGCTGCCGGTGACGGCACCACCACCTCCATCATGCTGGCCCAGGCCATCATTAACGAGGCCTTCAAGAACATCACCGCCGGCGCCGAGCCGATTGCGCTCAAGCGCGGCATTGAAAAGGCTACCGATGTTATCGCCCAGGAACTGAAGAAGATGTCCACTCCGATTCGGGGCCGTGAGCAGATCGTCCAGGTAGCCACCATCACTGCCAAGGACAAGGAAATCGGTGAGCTGATCGCTGACGTCATGGAGAAAGTCGGTAAAGACGGCGTTATCACCATTGAAGAGTCCAAGGGCGTTAAGTACGAAACTGATTATGTTGAAGGTCTCCAGTTTGACCGCGGCTACATCAGCGCCTACTTCGTAACCGATTCCGGCCGCATGGAATCCGTTCTGGAAGAGCCGGCCATTCTGATTACCGACCGCAAGATTGAGAACATGGCTGAGTTGCTGCCCGCCCTGGAAAAGGTCATGCAGTGGACCAAGACCGTACTCATCATTGCTGAGAACGTTGAAGGCGAAGCCCTGGCCACCCTGGTGGTAAACAAGCTGCGCGGCACCATGAACGTCCTGGCTGTCAAAGCCCCCGGCTTTGGCGATCGCCAGAAGCAGATGCTGGAAGACATTGCCGTCCTGACCGGCGGCCGTGTTATCTCCAAGGAAGCCGGCCGCAAGCTGGATTCCGTTACCGAAGAAGACCTGGGCCGCGCTCATCGCGTGGTTACCAACAAAGACAAGACGGTCATCATTGACGGCGCCGGTACTCCCGAGGCCATCAAGGATCGCATCAAGCAGATCAAGGCTCAGATTGATGAGGTTGAAAGCGCTTTTGACCGCGAGAAGCTGCAGGAGCGCCAGGCGGCTCTGGCCGGCGGCGTTGCCGTTATCGCCGTGGGCGCCGCGACCGAAACCGAAATGAAAGAGCGCAAAGCCCGCGTTGAAGATGCCCTGGCTGCCACCCGCGCTGCTCTGGAAGAAGGCATCCTGCCCGGCGGCGGCGTCGGCCTGATCAATGCCCTGCCCGCCCTGGACAAGCTGAAGCTGGAAGGCGACGAAGAGACCGGCGTGCAGATCGTCAGACGCGCACTGCCGACTCCGGTACGCTGGATTGCCAACAATGCCGGCCGCGACGGTTCCGTCATCATTGACAAGGTCCGCACCTCACCGGTCGGCGTCGGCTACAATGCCGAGATTGACCAGTTCGGCAACATGATTGAGATGGGTATCATTGACCCGACCATGGTGGTTCGTTCCGCTTTGCAGAACGCTACCTCAGTCGCCAACATGATCATCATCACCAATTCCCTGGTGGCCGACATCCCGGAGAAGGCTCCGCCGGCCCCCATGCCTGAATACTAG
- the hypB gene encoding hydrogenase nickel incorporation protein HypB has translation MQIKVLKDIMAANSATAEANQSRLDAQGIVGLNIMASPGSGKTTFILRTIDSLGQHLKVGVIEGDLASSVDAEKVAQHGSPVVQINTGGGCHLDANQIAAGLDNLPLDTLDIIMIENVGNLVCPSEFKLGEHKRVVILSVPEGDDKPFKYPGMFATADVVVISKIDVLPYFDFDLTKFQQAVSGLNPGVLILPLSARTGEGFEAWIDWLKAQALRQEM, from the coding sequence ATGCAGATAAAGGTCCTTAAGGATATTATGGCGGCTAACTCGGCGACGGCGGAGGCTAACCAGTCCCGCCTGGACGCTCAGGGGATCGTCGGGCTGAACATCATGGCTTCCCCCGGTTCCGGTAAGACCACCTTTATCCTGCGTACCATTGACAGTCTTGGACAGCACCTGAAGGTCGGCGTTATTGAAGGCGATCTGGCTTCTTCGGTAGATGCCGAGAAGGTGGCGCAGCATGGCTCGCCGGTGGTGCAGATTAACACCGGCGGCGGTTGTCACCTGGATGCCAACCAGATAGCCGCCGGACTGGACAACCTGCCGTTGGATACCCTGGACATTATCATGATTGAAAATGTCGGTAATCTGGTCTGTCCTTCTGAATTCAAGCTCGGCGAGCATAAGCGGGTGGTTATCCTGAGCGTGCCGGAGGGTGATGACAAGCCCTTCAAATATCCCGGGATGTTTGCCACTGCCGATGTGGTGGTTATTTCCAAGATTGACGTCCTGCCCTATTTTGACTTTGACCTGACTAAGTTTCAACAGGCGGTTTCCGGGTTGAATCCCGGCGTCCTGATTCTGCCGCTGTCGGCGCGGACCGGCGAGGGTTTTGAGGCCTGGATTGACTGGCTCAAAGCCCAGGCGCTCCGGCAGGAGATGTAG
- the hypA gene encoding hydrogenase maturation nickel metallochaperone HypA — MHEMAVTQSLLDIVLKEAEKAGAQKVSAVNLVIGEMSGLVDDSVQFYFDFMTKDTIAAGAKLNFKRVAARMKCRACAAEFVPAPEEWICPECGQWQAEVVAGKEFYIDSIEVDDADKGP, encoded by the coding sequence ATGCATGAAATGGCGGTTACCCAAAGCCTGCTGGATATTGTGCTCAAAGAGGCGGAAAAAGCCGGAGCGCAGAAAGTGAGCGCGGTCAACCTGGTCATCGGCGAAATGTCCGGCCTGGTGGATGACAGCGTTCAATTCTATTTTGATTTTATGACCAAAGACACCATTGCCGCCGGTGCCAAACTTAATTTCAAGCGGGTTGCGGCGCGGATGAAGTGCCGGGCGTGTGCTGCGGAATTTGTGCCGGCTCCGGAGGAGTGGATCTGCCCGGAGTGCGGTCAGTGGCAGGCGGAAGTGGTGGCCGGCAAAGAATTTTATATAGATTCTATTGAGGTGGACGATGCAGATAAAGGTCCTTAA
- the groES gene encoding co-chaperone GroES codes for MAVNVQPLQNFVIVKPGKKEESRSGIIIPDTAQEKAQEGEVIAVGPGRLGKDNVRESMDVKVGDFVIYPKFGGTEIKVEGNDMVIMPENQILAKRTD; via the coding sequence ATGGCAGTAAACGTACAACCCCTGCAGAACTTTGTCATCGTCAAACCTGGCAAGAAAGAAGAATCCCGCTCCGGTATCATCATCCCCGATACCGCACAGGAAAAAGCTCAGGAAGGCGAAGTTATCGCCGTCGGCCCCGGCCGTCTGGGTAAGGACAATGTCCGCGAGTCCATGGACGTCAAAGTCGGCGACTTTGTCATCTATCCCAAGTTCGGCGGCACTGAGATCAAAGTAGAAGGCAATGACATGGTCATCATGCCGGAGAACCAGATCCTGGCCAAACGGACCGACTAA
- the hypD gene encoding hydrogenase formation protein HypD: MNFTQGFRDSALAQKLLENIRRKSKTPANIMEFCGGHTVAIFRYGLRELLPPHLKLLSGPGCPVCVTASADLDKVMALAAVPGVVITTFGDLIKVPASYSSLDRARAAGADVRTVYSTLDALDIARQNPDKKVVFVGIGFETTAPTIAAAILQAAAEKLSNFSVLSLHKVTPPVTKVLLDAGEVKLQGIICPGHVSAIIGADAWEFIPERYGIACAVSGFEPLDVLQCVNLIVEQIEAGTPKVETAYSRAVKAEGNPIALKMLDTVFEPSAANWRGIGEIPGSGLKIRSEYAAYDADKLFDIKLDKPSREPAGCLCGEVIRAVKTPEDCKLFRKVCTPENPVGPCMVSSEGSCAAYYHFAEVID; encoded by the coding sequence ATGAATTTTACCCAAGGTTTCCGTGATTCCGCTCTGGCACAAAAACTGCTGGAGAACATCCGGCGGAAGTCCAAAACCCCGGCCAACATCATGGAGTTCTGCGGCGGTCATACCGTGGCGATCTTCCGGTACGGCTTGCGGGAGCTGCTGCCGCCGCACCTGAAGCTGTTGTCCGGCCCCGGCTGTCCGGTGTGCGTCACCGCCAGCGCTGATCTGGACAAGGTTATGGCGCTGGCCGCTGTGCCGGGGGTGGTCATCACCACCTTCGGTGACCTGATCAAGGTGCCGGCCAGTTATTCCAGTCTGGACCGGGCACGGGCCGCCGGGGCCGATGTGCGCACCGTTTACTCCACGCTGGATGCCCTGGACATCGCCCGGCAAAATCCGGATAAGAAAGTGGTGTTTGTCGGTATCGGTTTTGAAACCACGGCACCGACCATTGCTGCCGCCATTCTGCAGGCCGCAGCCGAAAAGTTGTCCAATTTCTCGGTGTTGTCCCTGCATAAAGTGACGCCGCCGGTTACTAAAGTGTTGCTGGATGCCGGTGAGGTCAAGCTTCAGGGGATTATCTGCCCCGGTCATGTCTCTGCCATCATCGGCGCTGATGCCTGGGAGTTCATCCCGGAGCGTTATGGCATTGCCTGTGCCGTGTCCGGCTTTGAACCGCTGGACGTCCTGCAGTGCGTCAACCTGATTGTGGAGCAGATTGAAGCCGGTACCCCGAAGGTGGAAACGGCCTACAGCCGAGCGGTGAAAGCGGAAGGGAATCCGATTGCCCTGAAAATGCTGGATACCGTTTTTGAGCCGTCGGCCGCCAACTGGCGGGGGATAGGCGAGATTCCCGGCAGCGGACTGAAGATACGGTCGGAATATGCCGCCTATGATGCCGATAAACTATTTGACATAAAGCTTGATAAGCCGTCCCGCGAGCCAGCCGGTTGTTTGTGCGGCGAGGTTATCCGGGCCGTCAAGACGCCGGAAGACTGCAAGCTGTTCCGCAAGGTCTGTACGCCGGAAAATCCGGTCGGTCCGTGCATGGTATCCAGTGAGGGTTCGTGCGCGGCGTATTATCATTTTGCCGAAGTAATTGATTGA
- the tsaD gene encoding tRNA (adenosine(37)-N6)-threonylcarbamoyltransferase complex transferase subunit TsaD, with protein MLVLGIESSCDETAAAVVRDGVEILANEIASQVDIHARYGGVVPEVASRQHLLSAVPVLEKCLTTAAVTINDIDAVAVTSGPGLAGSLLVGVNFAKAVAMAAQKPLIGVNHLEGHIYANWLTGDLPQFPVMALIVSGGHTDLVYMKDHGEYEIIGRTRDDAAGEAFDKAARLLNLGYPGGPAVDKAARLGKPTLKLPRAVIRNSHDFSFSGLKTALYRLVQTGQTDTPENAAASFQEAVVKVLVTKTIAAAMEYGVNQILLSGGVAANSRLRERMAADSPIPVLIPPLKLCTDNAAVIASCGYFHLQRGERSGLDLDVYPTMAFTPSSSSG; from the coding sequence ATGCTGGTATTGGGTATTGAAAGTTCCTGTGATGAAACCGCCGCCGCCGTAGTCCGCGACGGCGTTGAAATTCTGGCCAATGAAATAGCCTCCCAGGTAGACATCCACGCCCGTTATGGCGGGGTGGTGCCAGAGGTGGCCTCGCGCCAGCACCTGCTGTCTGCCGTGCCGGTACTGGAAAAATGCCTGACCACCGCCGCCGTCACCATCAATGACATAGATGCGGTGGCCGTGACCTCAGGACCGGGGCTGGCCGGTTCGCTGCTGGTGGGGGTGAACTTCGCCAAGGCCGTCGCCATGGCCGCCCAAAAGCCATTGATTGGCGTTAATCACCTGGAAGGCCACATCTACGCCAACTGGCTGACCGGGGATCTGCCGCAGTTTCCAGTCATGGCCCTGATTGTCTCCGGCGGCCATACCGACCTCGTATATATGAAAGACCACGGCGAATATGAGATTATAGGCCGCACCCGGGACGACGCCGCCGGCGAGGCCTTTGACAAGGCGGCGCGGCTGCTGAACCTGGGCTATCCCGGCGGGCCGGCTGTGGATAAAGCCGCCCGGCTGGGCAAACCGACCCTGAAGCTGCCTCGCGCCGTAATCCGCAACAGTCATGACTTCAGCTTTTCCGGTCTGAAAACCGCCTTGTACCGTCTTGTCCAGACTGGACAGACAGACACCCCGGAAAATGCCGCCGCCAGTTTTCAGGAAGCGGTAGTGAAGGTGCTGGTGACCAAAACCATAGCTGCCGCTATGGAATACGGCGTCAACCAGATACTGCTGTCCGGCGGCGTGGCCGCCAATTCCCGCCTGCGGGAGCGCATGGCGGCTGATTCGCCCATCCCGGTGCTTATCCCGCCGTTGAAACTGTGCACCGATAACGCCGCCGTCATCGCCTCCTGCGGCTACTTCCATCTTCAGCGCGGCGAACGCTCCGGCCTTGACCTGGACGTTTACCCCACCATGGCCTTCACCCCGTCATCTTCCTCCGGGTAG
- a CDS encoding HypC/HybG/HupF family hydrogenase formation chaperone, with translation MCLAVPAQIESINGDIAEADMAGTKVRASLMMVPDAKVGDYILLHTGYAIQVLDEADALETLKLFKEMEMIPENS, from the coding sequence ATGTGTTTAGCGGTACCGGCTCAGATTGAGAGTATTAACGGCGATATCGCCGAAGCCGACATGGCAGGCACCAAGGTTCGGGCGAGCCTGATGATGGTGCCCGACGCCAAAGTGGGAGATTATATTTTGCTGCATACCGGGTATGCCATTCAGGTGCTGGATGAAGCCGATGCCCTGGAGACGCTCAAGCTGTTCAAAGAGATGGAGATGATTCCGGAGAATTCATGA
- the hypE gene encoding hydrogenase expression/formation protein HypE, with the protein MEKTKNVLLAHGSGGKLSQELVRSMFVSELENDLLNRMDDAASLNIGGGRLAFTTDSYVVSPIFFPGGDIGKLAVCGTVNDLATSGAVPKYLSLAMIIEEGLPLEDLSRVVQSIKAAAAEAGVQIVTGDTKVVNRGKADRLFINTSGIGVIPEGLDISGVNARPGDVVMLSGSIGDHGMAIMAQREGFSFQVPVASDCAPLNGMIAAILAVSKNVRVLRDPTRGGLATTLNEIAGQSQAGITINENAVPVKDAVRSACELLGFDPLYVANEGKMIVIAGADDADRILAAIRSNPYGAEAAVIGEVTAERPGKVILRTALGARRVLDMLSGELLPRIC; encoded by the coding sequence GTGGAGAAAACCAAAAATGTGTTGCTGGCCCACGGTTCCGGCGGCAAGTTGAGCCAGGAACTGGTGCGCAGCATGTTTGTCAGCGAACTGGAAAATGACCTGTTGAACCGCATGGACGACGCCGCCAGCCTGAATATCGGCGGCGGACGGCTGGCTTTCACTACCGACAGTTATGTGGTCAGTCCGATATTTTTTCCCGGCGGCGACATTGGTAAACTGGCGGTCTGCGGGACGGTCAACGACCTGGCCACCTCCGGCGCCGTGCCGAAATACCTCAGTCTGGCCATGATTATTGAAGAAGGGCTGCCGCTGGAGGACCTGTCAAGGGTTGTCCAGAGTATCAAGGCCGCCGCCGCCGAGGCCGGAGTGCAGATTGTGACCGGCGATACCAAGGTGGTCAACCGCGGCAAGGCCGACCGGCTGTTCATCAACACCTCAGGCATCGGCGTCATCCCCGAAGGGTTGGACATTTCCGGGGTCAATGCCCGGCCGGGTGATGTCGTTATGTTAAGCGGCAGCATCGGCGACCACGGCATGGCCATCATGGCTCAGCGCGAAGGTTTCAGTTTCCAAGTGCCCGTTGCCAGCGACTGCGCGCCCCTCAACGGAATGATTGCCGCCATACTGGCGGTTTCAAAAAATGTCCGGGTACTGCGGGACCCGACCCGCGGTGGTCTGGCGACGACGCTGAATGAAATTGCAGGTCAGTCCCAGGCCGGCATCACCATCAATGAAAATGCAGTGCCGGTCAAGGATGCGGTGCGGAGCGCCTGTGAGCTGCTGGGCTTTGATCCGTTGTATGTCGCCAATGAAGGCAAGATGATTGTCATTGCCGGAGCCGATGATGCCGACCGCATTCTGGCAGCGATACGGTCAAATCCGTATGGAGCCGAAGCCGCCGTTATCGGCGAAGTAACCGCCGAACGGCCGGGCAAGGTCATCCTCAGGACGGCGCTGGGTGCACGGCGGGTGCTGGACATGCTGTCAGGGGAGCTTTTGCCCCGAATCTGCTGA
- the hypF gene encoding carbamoyltransferase HypF gives MTARAMERLAVSVKGIVQGVGFRPFVYQLAQRHQLTGWVTNTSGEVRLEVEGEPATLQTFLAALTAEAPPQSYITEVMSSSLPACGYAGFEIQPSIAEPDKYQLISPDLAVCADCRAEIFNPANRRYRYPFTNCTNCGPRFTIIEDIPYDRPLTTMKAFTMCPDCRAEYQDPLNRRFHAQPNACPVCGPRLRLVAADGSAVAGDDAVATAASLLRQGKILAVRGLGGFLLACDATSEAVVSELRRRKQRPAKPFAVMLPDMAAVEKICLVSEAEKSLLTAAAAPIVLLKLRAETGLAPGVAPGLKYQGVMLPYTPLHHLLMADAGQPLVMTSGNLAEEPIARDNDEALHRLGEIADYFLLHNREIYSRYDDSVVMHEAGAPRMLRRARGYAPYPVRLPASGPPVLAVGAQEKNTFCLTRDDNAFVSQHIGDMDSVETREHFEETLGLYRKMFRIDPEIIACDLHPDYVSSKWAEESASAGRLPLVRVQHHHAHIAACLAENGETGRVIGLALDGTGYGKDGKIWGGEFMTADLAGFERRAHLEYLPLPGGEAAVKKPYRTAVGYLYRLFGAAGLTQAAGCLRGVNRSELELIARQTDHRLNTPETSSAGRLFDAVAALMGIRTEIQYDAQAAVELEMAAEGVDTDAVYPFDIAVAGGMKIIRLQRLLAGVLADRSAQVPEPEMAARFHNTVVDINIKVCQSLRVDTGIDKVALSGGCFMNRRLLRQSIAGLEARGFKVYTHRDVPANDGGLSLGQAAVASRMVNGSGLTELFLAGN, from the coding sequence ATGACCGCCCGGGCGATGGAGCGGCTGGCCGTTTCTGTCAAAGGTATTGTCCAGGGGGTGGGTTTCCGGCCCTTTGTTTATCAACTGGCGCAACGCCACCAGCTGACCGGCTGGGTGACCAATACCTCCGGTGAAGTGCGGCTGGAAGTTGAGGGCGAGCCGGCAACATTGCAAACATTTCTGGCGGCGTTAACGGCCGAAGCGCCGCCACAGTCTTATATCACCGAAGTTATGTCAAGTAGTTTGCCGGCCTGTGGTTACGCGGGTTTTGAGATTCAGCCGAGTATCGCCGAGCCGGACAAGTACCAGCTTATCTCTCCTGATCTGGCGGTTTGTGCTGACTGCCGGGCTGAAATATTTAACCCGGCGAACCGGCGGTACCGTTATCCGTTCACCAACTGCACCAACTGCGGGCCCCGGTTCACTATTATTGAGGACATCCCGTACGACCGGCCGCTGACCACCATGAAGGCTTTTACCATGTGCCCGGATTGCCGCGCCGAGTATCAGGACCCGTTAAACCGGCGTTTTCACGCCCAACCCAACGCCTGTCCCGTCTGCGGTCCCCGATTGCGGCTGGTTGCCGCTGACGGCAGCGCAGTCGCCGGCGATGATGCTGTCGCGACCGCCGCCTCCTTATTACGCCAGGGCAAGATACTGGCGGTCCGCGGCCTCGGCGGCTTTTTACTGGCCTGTGACGCCACCTCTGAGGCAGTCGTCAGCGAACTGCGGCGGCGCAAACAACGGCCGGCCAAACCCTTTGCCGTCATGCTGCCGGATATGGCGGCGGTGGAAAAAATCTGCCTGGTCAGTGAGGCTGAAAAAAGCCTGCTCACTGCCGCGGCGGCCCCGATTGTGCTGTTGAAACTCCGGGCGGAAACCGGTCTGGCGCCGGGAGTGGCTCCGGGCCTGAAATACCAGGGCGTCATGCTGCCCTATACCCCCCTGCATCACCTGCTCATGGCGGACGCCGGCCAGCCGCTGGTGATGACCTCCGGTAATCTGGCAGAAGAGCCGATTGCCCGCGATAATGATGAAGCGCTGCACCGGTTGGGCGAAATTGCCGATTATTTTCTGCTGCATAACCGGGAGATATATTCCCGCTACGATGATTCGGTGGTGATGCATGAGGCCGGGGCGCCCCGGATGCTGCGGCGGGCGCGCGGTTATGCCCCGTACCCCGTCAGGCTGCCGGCCAGCGGGCCGCCGGTGCTGGCGGTGGGCGCTCAGGAAAAAAACACCTTCTGTCTGACCCGTGATGATAACGCTTTTGTGTCGCAGCATATCGGCGACATGGACAGCGTGGAAACCCGGGAGCATTTTGAAGAGACGCTGGGTCTGTACCGGAAAATGTTCCGTATTGACCCGGAAATCATTGCCTGTGACCTTCATCCTGATTATGTCAGTTCCAAGTGGGCGGAGGAATCAGCGTCCGCCGGCCGGCTGCCGCTGGTCAGAGTGCAGCATCATCATGCCCATATTGCCGCCTGTCTGGCGGAAAACGGGGAAACCGGTCGGGTCATCGGCCTCGCCCTGGACGGCACCGGTTACGGTAAAGACGGCAAAATCTGGGGTGGTGAATTTATGACGGCCGACCTCGCCGGTTTTGAACGGCGGGCTCATCTGGAATACCTGCCGCTGCCGGGCGGCGAGGCGGCGGTGAAGAAGCCCTACCGCACCGCCGTTGGTTATCTGTACCGGCTTTTCGGCGCCGCCGGCCTGACACAAGCCGCTGGGTGTCTAAGGGGTGTCAATAGGTCTGAACTGGAGCTTATCGCCCGGCAAACAGACCACAGGCTGAACACGCCGGAAACCTCCAGCGCCGGTCGGCTGTTTGACGCCGTCGCCGCATTGATGGGCATCCGGACGGAAATACAGTATGACGCCCAGGCGGCGGTGGAACTGGAGATGGCCGCTGAAGGGGTGGACACCGATGCGGTCTATCCCTTTGACATTGCAGTCGCCGGAGGCATGAAGATAATCCGGCTGCAACGGCTGCTGGCCGGGGTGCTGGCGGACCGGTCGGCCCAGGTGCCGGAGCCGGAGATGGCGGCTCGTTTTCACAACACCGTAGTTGACATAAATATAAAAGTCTGTCAGAGTCTAAGGGTAGACACCGGCATAGACAAAGTGGCGTTGTCCGGCGGCTGTTTTATGAACCGGCGGCTGCTGCGTCAGTCCATCGCCGGGCTGGAAGCCCGGGGGTTCAAGGTATATACTCATCGTGACGTCCCGGCCAATGACGGCGGATTGTCGCTGGGTCAGGCCGCGGTGGCGTCCAGGATGGTTAACGGATCCGGCCTGACAGAGCTTTTTTTAGCAGGAAATTAA